One region of Camelina sativa cultivar DH55 chromosome 6, Cs, whole genome shotgun sequence genomic DNA includes:
- the LOC104699389 gene encoding insulin-degrading enzyme-like 1, peroxisomal, which translates to MAVEKSNTRVQGVEILKPRTDSRDYRMIVLKNLLQVLLISDPDTDKCAASMSVSVGSFSDPQGLEGLAHFLEHMLFYASEKYPEEDSYSKYITEHGGSTNAYTASEETNYHFDVNADCFVEALDRFAQFFIKPLMSADATMREIKAVDSENQKNLLSDGWRMRQLQKHLSKEDHPYHKFSTGNMDTLHVRPQAKGVDTRSELIKFYEEHYSANIMHLVVYGKESLDKIQDLVEGMFQEIQNTNKVVPRFPGQPCTDDHLQILVKAVPIKQGHKLGVSWPVTPSIHHYEEGLSQYLGHLIGHEGEGSLFHALKTLGWATGLSAGEGEWTLDYSFFNVSIDLTDAGHEHMQEILGLLFNYIQLLQQTGVCQWIFDELSAICETKFHYQDKTPPMSYIVDIASNMQIYPTKDWLVGSSLPTKFNPATVQKVVDELSPCNVRILWESQKFEGQTDKAEPWYNTAYSLEKITSSTIQEWVLSAPDVNLHLPAPNVFIPTDFSLKDAKEKESIPVLLRKTPFSRMWYKPDTMFSKPKAYVKMDFNCPLAVSSPDAAVLTDIFTRLLMDYLNEYAYYAQVAGLYYGVSLSDNGFELTLLGYNHKLRILLETVVAKIANFEVKPDRFAVIKVTMSDFNRVFFLLLRNDSGIYGVQFIIQSSVKGPGHIDSRVESLLKNFESKLYEMSDEDFNSNVTALIDMKLEKHKNLKEESRFYWREIQSGTLKFNRKEAEVAALKQLQKQELIDFFDEYIKVGAEKKKSLSIRVYGSQHLKEMASDKNEVPSPCVEIEDIVGFRKSQPLHGSFRGCGQPKL; encoded by the exons ATGGCCGTCGAGAAATCGAACACGAGGGTGCAAGGTGTTGAGATACTGAAGCCACGTACGGACAGCAGAGACTACCGGATGATTGTCCTCAAGAACTTGCTCCAGGTCCTGTTGATCAGCGATCCCGATACGGATAAG TGTGCTGCTTCAATGAGCGTTAGTGTTGGATCTTTCTCTGACCCACAAGGATTAGAAGGGCTAGCTCACTTCTTAG AGCATATGCTATTTTATGCAAGTGAGAAGTATCCGGAGGAAGATAGTTACTCCAAGTACATCACAGag CATGGAGGCAGCACAAATGCGTATACTGCCTCTGAAGAGACAAACTACCATTTCGATGTTAATGCTGACTGTTTCGTTGAGGCTTTAGACAG ATTTGCTCAGTTCTTTATCAAACCACTAATGTCCGCTGATGCCACCATGAGAGAGATTAAGGCTGTTGACTCAG AGAATCAGAAAAACTTACTCTCTGATGGTTGGCGAATGCGACAG TTACAGAAACATCTTAGCAAAGAAGACCATCCATATCACAAGTTTAGCACAG GGAACATGGATACACTTCATGTACGACCCCAAGCGAAAGGAGTGGATACAAGGAGTGAGCTTATTAAATTCTATGAGGAACATTATTCTGCCAACATAATGCATCTGGTTGTTTATGGGAAGG AAAGCCTTGATAAAATTCAAGATCTTGTGGAAGGGATGTTCCAGGAAATCCAAAACACCAACAAAGTCGTCCCTAGATTTCCTGGGCAGCCATGTACTGATGACCATTTAcag attctCGTGAAGGCTGTTCCTATAAAGCAAGGACACAAACTAGGTGTTTCATGGCCTGTAACGCCTAGCATTCACCATTATGAAGAAGGACTAAGCCAGTACCTTGGCCATCTCATTGGCCATGAGGGAGAAGGGAGTTTGTTCCATGCCCTAAAAACCTTGG GTTGGGCGACGGGACTGTCTGCTGGTGAAGGAGAGTGGACTCTAGATTATTCTTTCTTCAATGTTTCGATTGATCTTACTGATGCTGGCCATG AGCATATGCAAGAGATTTTAGGGTTGCTGTTCAACTACATTCAGCTATTACAACAGACCGGTGTTTGCCAGTGGATTTTTGATGAG CTCTCAGCTATTTGTGAGACGAAATTTCATTATCAAGACAAAACACCACCAATGTCCTATATAGTGGATATTGCATCAAACATGCAG ATATATCCTACCAAAGATTGGCTGGTTGGATCATCGCTGCCTACTAAATTCAATCCAGCTACTGTACAAAAGGTTGTCGATGAGCTTTCTCCATGTAATGTTCG AATTTTATGGGAATCACAGAAATTTGAAGGACAAACTGACAAGGCTGAGCCATGGTATAACACTGCCTATTCTCTTGAGAAGATAACCAGCTCCACCATTCAG GAATGGGTTCTGTCTGCCCCTGATGTAAATCTTCATTTACCAGCGCCTAATGTCTTTATTCCTACGGATTTTTCATTAAAGGATGCTAAAGAAAAG GAATCCATTCCAGTTCTGTTAAGAAAGACTCCATTCTCAAGAATGTGGTACAAGCCAGATACAATGTTCTCGAAACCAAAGGCATATGTTAAGATGGATTTCAACTGCCCACTTGCAGTCAGCTCTCCTGACGCAGCAGTTCTTACTGATATTTTTACACGGTTGCTGATGGACTATTTGAATGAATACG CTTATTATGCACAAGTTGCTGGTCTTTACTATGGAGTGAGCCTTTCGGACAATGGTTTCGAG TTGACCCTTCTTGGTTATAATCACAAATTGAGGATATTGTTGGAAACTGTTGTTGCAAAGATAGCAAATTTTGAAGTAAAACCTGACCGATTTGCTGTTATCAAGGTAACCATGTCAGACTTC AAtcgcgttttttttttattacttaggAACGATTCTGGCATTTACGGTGTACAGTTCATTATCCAGTCCTCAGTTAAG GGCCCTGGACATATTGATTCGAGGGTGGAGTCATTACTGAAGAACTTTGAGAGTAAACTTTACGAGATGAGTGATGAGGATTTCAAT AGCAATGTAACAGCTCTAATAGACATGAAGCTTGAAAAACACAAGAACTTGAAGGAGGAATCCCGGTTTTACTGGCGAGAGATTCAAAGTGGAACACTCAAATTTAACCGTAAAGAGGCAGAG GTCGCTGCGCTGAAGCAGCTTCAGAAGCAAGAGTTGATAGATTTCTTCGACGAATACATAAAGGTTGGAGCAGAAAAGAAGAAATCGCTGAGCATAAGAGTATACGGGAGCCAGCATTTGAAGGAAATGGCAAGTGACAAAAACGAAGTCCCATCACCATGTGTTGAAATCGAAGACATTGTTGGTTTCAGAAAGTCCCAACCTCTTCATGGGTCGTTCAGGGGATGCGGACAACCCAAACTGTGA
- the LOC104793097 gene encoding tryptophan synthase alpha chain, chloroplastic-like, with protein sequence MFVIKVLLTTPTTPTERMKRIVDASEGFIYLVSSIGVTGARASVSGKVQSLLKDIKEATDKPVAVGFGISKPEHVKQVL encoded by the exons ATGTTTGTAATCAAGGTCTTACTCACTACACCAACCACGCCAACAGAGCGAATGAAGCGAATTGTTGACGCATCAGAAGGATTTATTTACCTA GTGAGCTCAATTGGAGTGACTGGTGCACGAGCATCTGTAAGCGGAAAGGTTCAGTCGCTCTTGAAGGATATCAAAGAG GCCACAGACAAGCCAGTGGCTGTTGGTTTTGGAATATCAAAGCCTGAGCATGTGAAACAGGTCCTCTAA
- the LOC104793098 gene encoding probable kinetochore protein ndc80 isoform X1: MRGGEAAVKRRKTVGFGGAPPPPPPSIEQHRQHFNSRDSDASFASSRPSSVGLGGRGNDDRSHQSSMIRVINAFLSAQCFPIVIRGNPVPSVKDITETLKFLLSALDYPCDSNKWDEDIVFFLRSHSCPHKITKSSLKAPNTPHNWPTILAVVFWLVEHARHRQHRVSNPTSVPEANSMSFYASQTYLHYIRGEDDLENALDDEFIGKLDAEKTNMAETISGCHDMKGELEAKLESLRRGPSKKESLERVEADLEKDVNKFRTIVVEYTDRIQAVEKAVEEKDKELKAKEEERERISQENKELKKSVELQNFSARDVERMRRELQAVERDVAEAEVVRDGWDQKAWELNSHIRNQFHQIQTLAIDCNQALRRLKLDDIQFVVKERGETPAAVMGVDYKSVVKPALCSLYDGIKGSSAEKVEELITLQHQMSEMASKMESKKSLLESVQLQISELEEKMRLVKKETQEFTTKCDMEAKTMVECVKTEAFNLEVVEKEAAEYLKASELSLQEAEKKAEEEVQACAAQLFAIIDRVSKHKEYMDSKISEIKTGVAKTARSVAEIYKASFKKHHGI; this comes from the coding sequence atGAGAGGCGGAGAAGCGGCggtaaagagaagaaagacgGTGGGTTTCGGCGGAgcgccgccgccaccaccaccatcgaTCGAGCAACATCGTCAACACTTCAACTCAAGAGACTCCGACGCCAGTTTCGCTAGCAGCCGTCCTTCGTCGGTCGGTTTAGGCGGCCGAGGCAACGATGACAGATCTCACCAGTCTTCAATGATTCGAGTCATCAACGCCTTCCTCTCTGCTCAATGCTTCCCGATCGTTATCCGCGGTAATCCTGTTCCTTCTGTCAAAGATATCaccgaaaccctaaaattcttACTCTCCGCCTTAGATTACCCTTGCGATTCCAACAAGTGGGATGAGGatatcgtcttcttcctcagatCTCATAGCTGTCCTCATAAGATCACTAAATCTAGCCTCAAAGCTCCCAATACGCCTCACAATTGGCCTACTATTCTCGCCGTTGTTTTCTGGTTGGTCGAGCACGCTCGTCACCGTCAACATCGAGTATCAAATCCCACCTCCGTTCCCGAAGCTAACTCCATGAGTTTCTACGCGAGTCAAACCTATCTTCACTACATTCGCGGCGAGGATGATTTGGAGAATGCTTTAGATGATGAGTTTATAGGGAAATTGGACGCGGAGAAGACTAATATGGCTGAAACGATCTCTGGTTGTCACGATATGAAAGGTGAATTAGAGGCGAAACTTGAGTCGTTGAGGAGAGGTCCGTCGAAGAAAGAGTCTCTGGAGAGAGTTGAAGCCGATCTTGAGAAAGATGTGAATAAGTTTCGGACGATCGTTGTGGAGTATACTGATAGGATCCAAGCGGTGGAGAAAGCTGTGGAGGAGAAAGATAAGGAGCTCAAAgctaaggaagaagagagagagcgaatCTCTCAAGAGAATAAAGAGCTGAAGAAGTCTGTTGAGCTTCAGAACTTTAGCGCCAGAGATGTTGAGAGGATGAGAAGAGAGTTACAAGCTGTGGAGAGAGATGTTGCAGAGGCTGAAGTTGTTAGAGATGGTTGGGATCAGAAAGCTTGGGAACTCAATTCACATATTAGGAATCAGTTTCATCAGATTCAGACACTAGCCATTGATTGTAACCAAGCTCTAAGGAGACTGAAGCTTGATGATATTCAGTTTGTTGtgaaagagagaggggagacaccTGCTGCGGTAATGGGTGTGGATTATAAATCTGTTGTGAAGCCAGCTCTGTGTTCGTTGTACGATGGGATCAAAGGAAGCTCGGCGGAGAAGGTGGAGGAATTGATCACGTTACAACACCAGATGTCTGAAATGGCTTCGAAGATGGAATCCAAAAAGAGTCTTCTTGAGTCAGTTCAGTTGCAGATCAGTGAACTCGAAGAGAAGATgaggttggtgaagaaggaaacTCAAGAGTTTACTACGAAATGTGACATGGAGGCAAAAACAATGGTAGAGTGTGTGAAAACGGAGGCTTTTAATCTGGAAGTGGTGGAGAAAGAAGCTGCGGAGTATTTGAAAGCTTCGGAGCTTAGTTTGcaagaagcagagaagaaggcTGAAGAGGAGGTCCAAGCCTGTGCTGCACAACTCTTTGCAATTATTGATAGGGTATCTAAACATAAAGAGTACATGGATTCGAAGATATCCGAGATCAAAACTGGTGTTGCTAAAACTGCTAGGTCTGTTGCAGAGATATATAAAGCGAGCTTCAAGAAGCACCATGGTATCTAG
- the LOC104793098 gene encoding probable kinetochore protein ndc80 isoform X2 yields the protein MRGGEAAVKRRKTVGFGGAPPPPPPSIEQHRQHFNSRDSDASFASSRPSSVGLGGRGNDDRSHQSSMIRVINAFLSAQCFPIVIRGNPVPSVKDITETLKFLLSALDYPCDSNKWDEDIVFFLRSHSCPHKITKSSLKAPNTPHNWPTILAVVFWLVEHARHRQHRVSNPTSVPEANSMSFYASQTYLHYIRGEDDLENALDDEFIGKLDAEKTNMAETISGCHDMKGELEAKLESLRRGPSKKESLERVEADLEKDVNKFRTIVVEYTDRIQAVEKAVEEKDKELKAKEEERERISQENKELKKSVELQNFSARDVERMRRELQAVERDVAEAEVVRDGWDQKAWELNSHIRNQFHQIQTLAIDCNQALRRLKLDDIQFVVKERGETPAAVMGVDYKSVVKPALCSLYDGIKGSSAEKVEELITLQHQMSEMASKMESKKSLLESVQLQISELEEKMRLVKKETQEFTTKCDMEAKTMVECVKTEAFNLEVVEKEAAEYLKASELSLQEAEKKAEEEVQACAAQLFAIIDRRYIKRASRSTMVSRDWMALTDPRVC from the exons atGAGAGGCGGAGAAGCGGCggtaaagagaagaaagacgGTGGGTTTCGGCGGAgcgccgccgccaccaccaccatcgaTCGAGCAACATCGTCAACACTTCAACTCAAGAGACTCCGACGCCAGTTTCGCTAGCAGCCGTCCTTCGTCGGTCGGTTTAGGCGGCCGAGGCAACGATGACAGATCTCACCAGTCTTCAATGATTCGAGTCATCAACGCCTTCCTCTCTGCTCAATGCTTCCCGATCGTTATCCGCGGTAATCCTGTTCCTTCTGTCAAAGATATCaccgaaaccctaaaattcttACTCTCCGCCTTAGATTACCCTTGCGATTCCAACAAGTGGGATGAGGatatcgtcttcttcctcagatCTCATAGCTGTCCTCATAAGATCACTAAATCTAGCCTCAAAGCTCCCAATACGCCTCACAATTGGCCTACTATTCTCGCCGTTGTTTTCTGGTTGGTCGAGCACGCTCGTCACCGTCAACATCGAGTATCAAATCCCACCTCCGTTCCCGAAGCTAACTCCATGAGTTTCTACGCGAGTCAAACCTATCTTCACTACATTCGCGGCGAGGATGATTTGGAGAATGCTTTAGATGATGAGTTTATAGGGAAATTGGACGCGGAGAAGACTAATATGGCTGAAACGATCTCTGGTTGTCACGATATGAAAGGTGAATTAGAGGCGAAACTTGAGTCGTTGAGGAGAGGTCCGTCGAAGAAAGAGTCTCTGGAGAGAGTTGAAGCCGATCTTGAGAAAGATGTGAATAAGTTTCGGACGATCGTTGTGGAGTATACTGATAGGATCCAAGCGGTGGAGAAAGCTGTGGAGGAGAAAGATAAGGAGCTCAAAgctaaggaagaagagagagagcgaatCTCTCAAGAGAATAAAGAGCTGAAGAAGTCTGTTGAGCTTCAGAACTTTAGCGCCAGAGATGTTGAGAGGATGAGAAGAGAGTTACAAGCTGTGGAGAGAGATGTTGCAGAGGCTGAAGTTGTTAGAGATGGTTGGGATCAGAAAGCTTGGGAACTCAATTCACATATTAGGAATCAGTTTCATCAGATTCAGACACTAGCCATTGATTGTAACCAAGCTCTAAGGAGACTGAAGCTTGATGATATTCAGTTTGTTGtgaaagagagaggggagacaccTGCTGCGGTAATGGGTGTGGATTATAAATCTGTTGTGAAGCCAGCTCTGTGTTCGTTGTACGATGGGATCAAAGGAAGCTCGGCGGAGAAGGTGGAGGAATTGATCACGTTACAACACCAGATGTCTGAAATGGCTTCGAAGATGGAATCCAAAAAGAGTCTTCTTGAGTCAGTTCAGTTGCAGATCAGTGAACTCGAAGAGAAGATgaggttggtgaagaaggaaacTCAAGAGTTTACTACGAAATGTGACATGGAGGCAAAAACAATGGTAGAGTGTGTGAAAACGGAGGCTTTTAATCTGGAAGTGGTGGAGAAAGAAGCTGCGGAGTATTTGAAAGCTTCGGAGCTTAGTTTGcaagaagcagagaagaaggcTGAAGAGGAGGTCCAAGCCTGTGCTGCACAACTCTTTGCAATTATTGATAGG AGATATATAAAGCGAGCTTCAAGAAGCACCATGGTATCTAGGGATTGGATGGCATTGACTGATCCAAGAGTTTGTTAA
- the LOC104793101 gene encoding probable glycosyltransferase STELLO1, whose amino-acid sequence MLVQDRAAPSPAKPPKSQIRELATHQQIRRRFSEPKNLDFSTCFSENLTRIAVFSLFTVTIVAFFFLYNTTDTASLLCFQSQSTQSLQSLSRPQINWNSIRVLPKTSPYANFLTEKWIVVSVTKYPTEELKSLVKIRGWQVLAIGNSATPKDWTLKGSIFLSLDAQAELGFRVLDHLPYDSFVRKSVGYLFAIQHGAKKIYDADDRGQVIDGDLGMHFDVELVGKDSKQEPILQYSHENPNRTVVNPYIHFGQRSVWPRGLPLENVGEVNHEEYYTEVLGGKQFIQQGISNGLPDVDSVFYFTRKTTLEAFDIKFDEHAPKVALPQGVMVPVNSFNTLYHSSAFWGLMLPVSVSSMASDVLRGYWGQRLLWELGGYVAVYPPTAHRFDRIEAYPFAEEKDLHVNVGRLIDFLLVWRSDKHSFFETILDLSFAMAEEGFWTEQDVKFTAAWLQDLIAVGYQQPRLMSLELDRPRASIGHGDRKEFVPRKLPSVHLGVEETGTVSTEIGNLIRWRKNFGNVVLVMFCSGPVERTALEWRLLYGRIFKTVVILSSQKNSDLYVEEAKLDHIYKHLPKIFDRYSSAEGFLFVEDDTILNYWNLLQADKSKIWTTDKVSKSWTSVKSTGNSDWFSVQAELVKKTVSTMPAHFQVNYKDATKNNHETLTVCSSEVFYVPKRLVTDFIDLVDLVGDMDLHYKVAVPMFFLSMDSPQNFDPVLGSMVYKRKSASFNTSSSLYSAKAPAVHPWSISSEQDFIKLVQQMAEGDPLLMELV is encoded by the exons ATGTTGGTTCAGGATCGTGCGGCGCCGTCTCCTGCCAAGCCGCCGAAATCTCAGATCAGAGAATTAGCTACTCATCAACAGATCCGACGACGATTCAGTGAACCCAAAAACCTAGATTTCTCGACTTGTTTCTCTGAGAATCTCACCAGAATCGctgtcttctctctctttaccgTCACCATAgttgctttcttcttcctctacaaCACCACCGACACTGCttctctcctctgtttccaGTCTCAGTCAACTCAGtctcttcaatctctctctcgcCCTCAAATCAACTGGAATTCGATCCGTGTCCTCCCCAAGACCTCCCCTTACGCTAATTTCCTTACTGAGAAATGGATTGTGGTGTCGGTGACCAAGTACCCAACTGAGGAGCTCAAGAGTCTGGTGAAGATTCGTGGTTGGCAGGTTCTGGCGATTGGTAACTCGGCGACCCCCAAGGACTGGACTCTTAAAGGTTCAATCTTTTTGTCTCTCGATGCTCAAGCTGAATTGGGTTTTCGAGTTTTAGATCACTTGCCTTATGATTCTTTCGTTAGGAAGAGCGTCGGTTACTTGTTCGCGATACAGCACGGTGCCAAGAAGATCTACGACGCGGATGATCGTGGTCAAGTGATTGATGGAGATTTAGGGATGCATTTTGACGTTGAGTTAGTTGGTAAAGATTCTAAGCAAGAACCGATTTTGCAGTACAGTCATGAGAACCCCAATAGGACTGTGGTTAATCCTTATATACATTTCGGGCAACGTTCTGTTTGGCCTAGAGGTTTGCCATTAGAGAATGTAGGTGAGGTTAACCATGAGGAGTATTACACTGAGGTTTTAGGTGGTAAGCAGTTTATACAGCAAGGGATTTCAAACGGTTTACCTGATGTTGATTCTGTGTTTTACTTCACCAGGAAAACGACTTTAGAGGCCTTTGATATTAAGTTCGATGAACATGCTCCTAAAGTGGCTTTACCTCAAGGTGTAATGGTGCCTGTTAACTCGTTTAACACTCTTTACCATTCGTCTGCCTTTTGGGGGTTAATGCTTCCTGTTTCCGTTAGTTCTATGGCTTCTGATGTGTTGAGAGGTTACTGGGGACAAAGGCTTTTGTGGGAGCTTGGTGGTTATGTTGCTGTTTATCCACCTACAGCTCACCGGTTTGATAGAATCGAGGCTTACCCTTTTGCTGAGGAGAAGGATCTTCATGTCAATGTTGGTcgtttaattgattttttacttGTTTGGAGATCAGACAAGCATAGTTTCTTTGAGACGATCCTTGATTTGAGCTTTGCTATGGCTGAAGAAGGTTTTTGGACCGAACAGGATGTGAAATTTACAGCTGCCTGGCTTCAGGATTTGATTGCTGTTGGGTACCAACAGCCGAGATTGATGTCGTTGGAACTGGATCGCCCGCGAGCGAGTATTGGTCATGGGGATAGAAAAGAGTTTGTTCCTCGGAAGTTGCCTTCGGTTCATCTTGGGGTTGAGGAGACTGGCACAGTGAGCACTGAGATAGGAAACTTGATTAGGTGGAGGAAGAATTTTGGTAATGTAGTGCTTGTTATGTTCTGTAGTGGTCCTGTTGAACGCACAGCTCTCGAGTGGAGGTTACTTTACGGACGGATATTCAAAACCGTTGTGATATTGTCTTCTCAGAAAAACTCGGATCTTTATGTGGAAGAAGCCAAACTCGACCACATTTACAA GCATCTACCGAAGATATTCGATCGGTACAGCAGCGCAGaaggatttttgtttgttgaagatGATACAATTCTCAATTACTGGAATCTACTTCAAGCTGACAAGTCTAAGATTTGGACTACAGACAAG GTATCAAAGTCATGGACATCAGTGAAATCGACCGGGAACTCTGATTGGTTTTCTGTACAAGCCGAGCTAGTGAAGAAAACTGTAAGTACAATGCCAGCGCATTTCCAAGTGAACTACAAGGACGCCACCAAGAACAATCATGAGACCTTAACGGTATGCAGTTCAGAGGTATTCTACGTGCCCAAACGACTCGTAACCGACTTTATCGATCTTGTTGATCTCGTGGGCGATATGGACTTGCATTACAAAGTGGCTGTGCCAATGTTCTTCTTGTCAATGGATTCGCCTCAGAATTTTGATCCGGTTCTTGGTTCCATGGTATATAAGAGGAAATCAGCTTCGTTTAACACTTCTTCGAGTCTTTATTCTGCTAAAGCACCTGCGGTTCACCCATGGAGCATATCAAGCGAACAAGATTTCATAAAATTGGTTCAGCAAATGGCTGAGGGTGACCCGCTTCTGATGGAACTGGTATGA
- the LOC104793100 gene encoding protein N-terminal glutamine amidohydrolase-like, with protein sequence MSSVTSELVAMEATRFQHTPYYCEENVYLLCKMLCENGVADSTGSDLFVVFISNEKKQVPLWHQKASRRADGIVLWDYHVICVQRKKESDSQPLVWDLDSTLPFPSPLTSYVTETIQPSFQLYAEYQRFFRVVHAPLFFKHFASDRRHMKEPDGSWTAQPPPYEPIVAQDGILHNLSEYIAMSGADTLSNLDPETVRTAISQKLGVVVSHTQLQDLFTKLP encoded by the exons ATGTCCAGCGTCACTTCGGAACTTGTTGCAATGGAGGCCACTCGTTTCCAGCACACTCCTTATTACTg tGAAGAGAACGTGTATCTGCTCTGCAAGATGTTGTGCGAGAATGGTGTAGCGGATTCAACGGGTTCTGATCTCTTCGTTGTTTTTATCTCGAATGAGAAGAAGCAG GTTCCACTATGGCATCAGAAAGCTAGTCGCAGAGCTGATGGGATTGTACTGTGGGATTATCATGTCATATGTGTCCAG aggaagaaagaaagtgaTTCTCAGCCTTTGGTGTGGGATCTTGATTCGACTTTGCCGTTCCCTTCACCCTTAACCTCATATGTGACCGAAACTATCCAGCCATCTTTTCAGCTTTACGCAGAGTACCAGAG GTTCTTCCGTGTTGTGCATGCTCCTCTGTTCTTTAAGCACTTTGCTTCTGATAGAAGACACATGAAAGAACCTGATGGAAGTTGGACTGCTCAACCTCCACCCTACGAACCCATTGTTGCCCAAG ATGGAATCTTGCATAATTTGAGCGAGTACATTGCCATGAGTGGTGCGGATACATTGTCGAACTTGGACCCTGAAACAGTGAGAACGGCAATTTCTCAGAAACTTGGCGTGGTGGTGAGCCACACTCAACTTCAGGATCTTTTCACCAAGCTTCCTTAA
- the LOC104699390 gene encoding uncharacterized protein LOC104699390: TIYLFPSSPSSPAVTISEFKSLNQRDISNPPPLRLIVFDATWKHASEMVKASEEVLREAGAVRVCLDTGIDASVSGGTIYDSELVLRKEPFGGCVTTAEAVARCLGAIEPDGEEIERKLISVLKEMVRLQSKFLKPMNPRPKLLKKRLQIQQTT; the protein is encoded by the coding sequence ACAATCTACCTCttcccttcttctccttcctctcccGCCGTCACAATATCCGAATTCAAATCCCTAAATCAACGcgacatctcaaaccctccgcCGCTGAGACTCATCGTATTCGACGCGACGTGGAAACACGCGAGTGAGATGGTGAAAGCTAGCGAAGAGGTTCTAAGAGAAGCAGGAGCGGTTAGAGTGTGTTTGGATACGGGAATAGACGCATCCGTGAGCGGAGGAACCATCTACGACTCGGAGCTTGTGTTGAGGAAAGAACCATTCGGAGGATGTGTGACTACGGCGGAGGCAGTAGCACGGTGCTTGGGAGCTATCGAACCGGACGGTGAAGAAATCGAGAGGAAGCTGATTAGTGTATTGAAAGAGATGGTGAGGTTACAATCTAAGTTCTTGAAGCCCATGAATCCAAGACCTAAGTTATTGAAGAAGAGATTACAGATTCAGCAAACCACTTGA